From Larus michahellis chromosome 5, bLarMic1.1, whole genome shotgun sequence, the proteins below share one genomic window:
- the MFHAS1 gene encoding malignant fibrous histiocytoma-amplified sequence 1 gives MAQTEPPKAVRLWRDAALRARKLRGGPGEPESEPEPDAGPPGGPPPPPTAAASRCSPPAAVAAAALGELDALNLSGRGLEELPEEVGAALSGLRVLSLRRNRLGRLPAAALRHLSRLAELDLSHNRLRGLGDGGALAGLRGLRKLSLSHNELGAEGPGLPPRLAELGRLEELDLSFNRLRRLPEGLGHLRHLRALDVDHNLLPSFPAPLLELAALEELDCSGNRHLGALPEGIAALHRLKILWLSGTGLAALPEGLCQLSALESLMLDGNRLRALPAGFGSLQRLKMLNLSSNLLGDFPTAILALPSLEELYLSRNQLTLLPPRLCQLRQLRALWLDNNHIRYLPDSIVLLHSLEELVLQGNQIAILPEGFGQLSRVTLWKIKDNPLIQPPYEVCMKGIPYIAAYQHELAHSQPALKPRLKLVLMGLKDAGKTLLRRCLMEEDGQRENMGNLEAGSTQPRGCPGKQQDIGRVPVGCCPFLEPQDASSAWVPATQQLEHLPVEQQDIPSHVPSHRVTGETPCPAPSLPSDASQVPPGLSGGSKGIEVMDWTADAERGLTFIVYELAGDPSYDVIQSFFLSPGALYVLVVNLSAYVPQHFYPSVGYFLHWLGSKVPHAVVCMVGTHADLCAERELEEKCLDIHHQIAQQEKRDAEGLQSLVQQVDEALGQDFDLRCSSPHAAFYGVSDKNLRRKKAQFQYLLNHRPQILSPVLPFSCRDRCQVRRLRDKLLSVAEHRDIFPNLHRVLPKSWQVLEELHFQPQAQQLWLSWWDSARLGLQAGLTEDRLQSALSYLHESGKLLYFEEHLTLREYVFHNLPRLIDILNVFCQRDATVLLQKLLSDTHIDELRATQLHHYVEGFLLHGLLPAHVIRLLLKPHIQSREDLQLILELLEKMGLCYCVNKPKCKPLNGAAAWYKFPCYVKNEVPHAEAWINGANLSGQSFVVEQLQIEYSFPFIFPPGLFARYSVQINSHVVQRSDGKYQIYAYRGKVPVVVSYRPARGALQPDTLSIASHASLPNIWTAWQAITPLVEELNVLLQEWPGLYYTVHVLCSKCLKRGSPNPHTFPGELLSQPRPEGLTEIICPKNGSERVNVALVYPPTPTVISPCSK, from the coding sequence ATGGCGCAGACGGAGCCCCCGAAGGCGGTGCGGCTGTGGCGCGACGCCGCCCTGCGCGCACGGAagctgcggggcggccccggcgagCCCGAGTCCGAGCCGGAGCCGGACGCCGGGCCGCcgggggggccgccgccgccccccaccgCCGCTGCGTCTCGCTGCTCGCccccggcggcggtggcggcggcggccctggGGGAGCTGGACGCGCTGAACCTGAGCGggcgggggctggaggagctgcccgAGGAGGTGGGCGCCGCCCTGAGCGGGCTGCGGGTCCTCAGCCTGCGGCGCAACCGTCTGGGccgcctgcccgccgccgccctgcGCCACCTGAGCCGCCTGGCCGAACTCGACCTCAGCCACAACCGGCTGCGGGGCCTGGGGGACGGCGGGGCgctggcggggctgcggggcctgCGCAAGCTCAGCCTCAGCCACAACGAGCTGGGCGCCGAGGGCCCGGGCCTGCCCCCCCGCCTGGCCGAGCTGGGCCGCCTGGAGGAGCTGGACCTCAGCTTTAACCGCCTGCGCCGCCTGCCCGAGGGCCTGGGCCACCTGCGGCACCTCCGCGCCCTCGACGTCGACCACAAcctgctgccctccttccccgccCCGCTGCTGGAGCTGGCCGCTTTGGAGGAGCTCGACTGCTCAGGCAACCGCCACCTCGGGGCCCTGCCCGAGGGCATCGCCGCCCTCCACCGCCTCAAGATCCTCTGGCTGAGCGGCACCGGGCTGGCGGCCCTGCCCGAGGGCCTCTGCCAGCTGAGTGCCCTGGAGAGCCTCATGCTGGACGGCAACCGGCTACgggctctgcctgctggcttTGGCAGCCTGCAGCGGCTCAAGATGCTGAACCTCTCCTCCAATCTACTGGGGGACTTCCCCActgccatcttggcgctgcccaGCCTGGAGGAGCTCTACCTGAGTCGCAACCAGCTCACCCTGCTGCCCCCTCGCCTCTGTCAGCTCCGCCAGCTCCGCGCCCTTTGGCTGGACAACAACCACATCCGCTACCTGCCTGACTCCATCGTGCTCCTCCACAGCCTGGAGGAGCTGGTCCTGCAAGGCAACCAGATTGCCATCCTGCCTGAGGGCTTCGGGCAGCTCTCCCGCGTCACCCTGTGGAAGATCAAAGACAACCCCCTCATCCAGCCCCCCTATGAGGTGTGCATGAAAGGCATCCCTTACATTGCAGCTTACCAGCACGAGCTGGCCCACTCCCAGCCTGCCCTCAAACCCCGCCTCAAGCTTGTCCTCATGGGCCTAAAGGATGCAGGAAAGACCCTGCTGAGACGATGTCTCATGGAGGAGGATGGGCAGAGGGAGAACATGGGAAATCTGGAAGCAGGGAGCACCCAGCCCAGAGGGtgccctgggaagcagcaggacaTTGGGAGAGTGCCAGTTGGATGTTGTCCCTTCCTGGAGCCTCAGGATGCTTCCTCAGCATGGGTACCTGCCACGCAGCAGCTGGAACATCTCCCTGTTGAGCAGCAGGACATCCCTTCTCACGTGCCCTCTCACCGAGTGACAGGGGAAACACCATGCCCTGCACCATCGCTGCCATCGGATGCCTCCCAAGTACCACCAGGACTGTCAGGAGGCAGCAAGGGCATTGAGGTGATGGACTGGACAGCGGATGCAGAGAGGGGCCTGACATTCATTGTGTACGAGTTGGCGGGGGACCCGAGCTATGATGTGATCCagtctttcttcctctctcctggagcccTGTATGTGCTGGTGGTGAATTTGAGTGCCTATGTCCCTCAGCACTTCTACCCCTCTGTGGGCTATTTCTTGCACTGGCTTGGTTCCAAGGTGCCCCATGCTGTGGTGTGTATGGTGGGAACCCACGCTGACCTCTGTGCGGAGCGGGAGTTGGAAGAGAAGTGCCTGGACATCCATCACCAGATCGCTCAGCAGGAGAAGAGGGATGCTGAGGGACTCCAGAGCTTGGTCCAGCAGGTGGACGAGGCACTGGGACAGGACTTTGACCTGCGCTGCTCCAGCCCGCATGCTGCCTTTTATGGGGTCTCAGACAAGAACTTGCGGCGAAAGAAAGCCCAGTTTCAGTACCTTCTCAACCACCGCCCACAGATCCTCTCTCCAGTGCTGCCTTTCAGCTGCCGGGACCGTTGCCAGGTGCGTCGCCTGCGGGACAAGCTCCTCTCAGTGGCTGAGCACCGGGATATCTTCCCAAACCTGCATCGAGTGTTGCCCAAATCCTGGCAagtgctggaggagctgcacTTCCAGCCACAGGCTCAACAGCTGTGGCTTAGCTGGTGGGACTCTGCCCGGTTGGGCTTGCAGGCAGGCCTGACAGAGGATCGGCTCCAGAGCGCCCTGTCCTACCTGCACGAGAGTGGAAAGCTGCTCTACTTCGAGGAGCACCTCACCTTGCGGGAGTACGTGTTCCACAACCTGCCGCGGCTCATTGACATCCTCAATGTCTTCTGCCAGCGGGATGCCACTGTGCTGCTCCAGAAACTGCTCAGCGACACCCACATTGACGAACTGAGAGCCACTCAGCTCCATCATTACGTGGAGGGGTTCTTGCTGCAtggcctcctccctgcccacgTTATCCGTCTCCTCCTTAAGCCCCACATCCAGAGCAGGGAGGATCTGCAGCTcatcctggagctgctggagaaaatGGGCCTCTGTTACTGTGTCAACAAACCCAAATGCAAGCCCCTAAATGGGGCGGCTGCTTGGTACAAGTTTCCCTGCTACGTGAAAAACGAGGTGCCCCATGCAGAGGCGTGGATCAACGGCGCCAATCTGAGCGGACAGTCCTTTGTGGTTGAGCAGCTGCAGATTGAATATAGCTTTCCATTCATTTTCCCACCCGGCTTGTTTGCACGCTACAGCGTCCAGATTAACAGCCACGTGGTTCAGCGGTCAGATGGCAAATACCAGATCTATGCCTACCGGGGAAAGGTGCCCGTGGTGGTGAGTTACCGGCCTGCcaggggagctctgcagccagatACTCTGTCTATCGCTAGTCATGCGTCCCTACCAAATATCTGGACAGCTTGGCAAGCTATTACCCCTTTAGTGGAAGAACTGAATGTCCTGCTCCAGGAATGGCCGGGCCTGTACTACACTGTGCACGTCCTCTGTTCAAAGTGCCTTAAAAGAGGGTCACCCAACCCCCACACTTTTCCAG